The genomic stretch CATCATCGTCGAATAGCCGGGCCATCCTCCGCTGTGGCTGACAATCCGCCCTTTTTCAGGACTGTTTTGCAGCACCCAGCCAAAGCCATAATCAATTGTTTCTCCATTGTTGAGGCGCACTGGAGAAAACGCAGATTCCTTAGAAGCCTTGCTGATGAAATCGTCCTGATATAAAGCCTGATCAAATCGAAACAAATCGCTTGTGACAGAGTTAACCGTCCCATCTCCCTGTATGCCATCGAGATACACAACATAGTTCGTTTCCTCCAGCTCATCAGGGAGGACGTATGTTTCGGAATGTACATCATACACATATCCATATGCATAATGATCAATTCGCTCAGGCGAAAGCCTCCTGTTATACACTCTTGTTTCATTCATGCCTGCCGGTAAAAAAATACTTGTTTTTATAAAATCCGCATAGCTCATGCCAGATGCTTTTTCAATGATAACCGCCAGCAGCACATACCCCGTATTGCTGTACATCCAGCCTTCATTCGGTTCAAAATAACCAGATAGCCCCTCATTCATCAGCATATCGACAATATCCTGATTCACCGCAATCTTGTGTGAATCCCAATTGGCAAAAAACCATCCCATATAATCAGGAAGCCCTGACGTATGGTTCAATAAATGCCGAATCGTTACGCCCTGATACGGAAAACCGGGCAGCCAGCGATCCACTTTATCCTCATAGCCAAGAATCCCCTTCTCCTCCAGCAAGATGATTCCCAATGCTGTAAAAGGCTTTGACAAAGACGCTAACTCAAACAAAGAGTTGGTTTTCAACGGGCGTTTTTCCGTCATTTCCGCATAGCCAAAAGAGTGGTGATATAAAATATCGCCACCCTCCGCAGCCAGAACCGTCCCGTTAAACTGATGTTTTTCGCCTAATGTCTCAAATAACGTCTGAAGATGCTTTCTTTTATTCTGCTTCATTCCTCCACCTCCCATATCTCTGTACGTTACTAACCTACTAACGTTTCAAATATTTTGAAAAATCCTTCAGTTAGAGATCCTTTTTAACCCATCACATATACCTGCCGTTCACTATTATTTAGTGAAATGAGATATTATGATATTTTCTGAATTGTGATTAAAAAGGCAACTTTATGCCCATGCAACAGAAACTATAAAAAATACAGAGAATGAAAAGAAACAGATAGATTTTTTAGTTCTTTAGGCCCGTAGTCTGCAAATCCTTTTATGATTTTCTATCAAACAAAAGAGGAAAATAGACCAGTTGCAATCCAAACGAGAGTCTAATAGAATGAGGTCGAAAAGTAAATCGCGCGGGTTTGTTACTGATAAAGCAGGCAAGACCTAAAATGTGTAAAGGGCAAAGTGTATACTTTGGCGTCACCCCTTACATATTTTAGGTCTTTTTTTATTGTGCGTAACTAACTTGCCATCTTCAAACAGGAGGGCTGGAAGAAGCAGACCGCTAACACAGTACATAAAAAAGGAGACATGAACGATGAACATCAAAAAGTTTGCAAAACAAGCAACAGTATTAACCTTTACTACCGCACTGCTGGCAGGAGGCGCAACTCAAGCGTTTGCGAAAGAAACGAACCAAAAGCCATATAAGGAAACATACGGCATTTCCCATATTACACGCCATGATATGCTGCAAATCCCTGAACAGCAAAAAAATGAAAAATATCAAGTTCCTGAATTCGATTCGTCCACAATTAAAAATATCTCTTCTGCAAAAGGCCTGGACGTTTGGGACAGCTGGCCATTACAAAACGCTGACGGCACTGTCGCAAACTATCACGGCTACCACATCGTCTTTGCATTAGCCGGAGATCCTAAAAATGCGGATGACACATCGATTTACATGTTCTATCAAAAAGTCGGCGAAACTTCTATTGACAGCTGGAAAAACGCTGGCCGCGTCTTTAAAGACAGCGACAAATTCGATGCAAATGATTCTATCCTAAAAGACCAAACACAAGAATGGTCAGGTTCAGCCACATTTACATCTGACGGAAAAATCCGTTTATTCTACACTGATTTCTCCGGTAAACATTACGGCAAACAAACACTGACAACTGCACAAGTTAACGTATCAGCATCAGACAGCTCTTTGAACATCAACGGTGTAGAGGATTATAAATCAATCTTTGACGGTGACGGAAAAACGTATCAAAATGTACAGCAGTTCATCGATGAAGGCAACTACAGCTCAGGCGACAACCATACGCTGAGAGATCCTCACTACGTAGAAGATAAAGGCCACAAATACTTAGTATTTGAAGCAAACACTGGAACTGAAGATGGCTACCAAGGCGAAGAATCTTTATTTAACAAAGCATACTATGGCAAAAGCACATCATTCTTCCGTCAAGAAAGTCAAAAACTTCTGCAAAGCGATAAAAAACGCACGGCTGAGTTAGCAAACGGCGCTCTCGGTATGATTGAGCTAAACGATGATTACACACTGAAAAAAGTGATGAAACCGCTGATTGCATCTAACACAGTAACAGATGAAATTGAACGCGCGAACGTCTTTAAAATGAACGGCAAATGGTACCTGTTCACTGACTCCCGCGGATCAAAAATGACGATTGACGGCATTACGTCTAACGATATTTACATGCTTGGTTATGTTTCTAATTCTTTAACTGGCCCATACAAGCCGCTGAACAAAACTGGCCTTGTGTTAAAAATGGATCTTGATCCTAACGATGTAACCTTTACTTACTCACACTTCGCTGTACCTCA from Bacillus subtilis subsp. subtilis str. 168 encodes the following:
- the pbpE gene encoding penicillin-binding protein 4* (Evidence 1a: Function from experimental evidences in the studied strain; PubMedId: 7592498, 9987136, 12533473, 14679248, 19063962; Product type e: enzyme) encodes the protein MKQNKRKHLQTLFETLGEKHQFNGTVLAAEGGDILYHHSFGYAEMTEKRPLKTNSLFELASLSKPFTALGIILLEEKGILGYEDKVDRWLPGFPYQGVTIRHLLNHTSGLPDYMGWFFANWDSHKIAVNQDIVDMLMNEGLSGYFEPNEGWMYSNTGYVLLAVIIEKASGMSYADFIKTSIFLPAGMNETRVYNRRLSPERIDHYAYGYVYDVHSETYVLPDELEETNYVVYLDGIQGDGTVNSVTSDLFRFDQALYQDDFISKASKESAFSPVRLNNGETIDYGFGWVLQNSPEKGRIVSHSGGWPGYSTMMIRYIDHRKTLIYLSNKEEDTEYEQAILKAAEHILFGQPYDVPERPADKKKKAIDTAIYSRYVGSYLLQDGTAAQVTTENERLYLEIAGQLRLELFPSSETRFFLRALSVEVEFTLGEDAAKSFILYEDGSEEEAVRTK
- the sacB gene encoding levansucrase; levanase (moonlighting) (Evidence 1a: Function from experimental evidences in the studied strain; PubMedId: 1400159, 11200435, 11320136, 11739774, 17704766, 15528654, 26600431; Product type e: enzyme), coding for MNIKKFAKQATVLTFTTALLAGGATQAFAKETNQKPYKETYGISHITRHDMLQIPEQQKNEKYQVPEFDSSTIKNISSAKGLDVWDSWPLQNADGTVANYHGYHIVFALAGDPKNADDTSIYMFYQKVGETSIDSWKNAGRVFKDSDKFDANDSILKDQTQEWSGSATFTSDGKIRLFYTDFSGKHYGKQTLTTAQVNVSASDSSLNINGVEDYKSIFDGDGKTYQNVQQFIDEGNYSSGDNHTLRDPHYVEDKGHKYLVFEANTGTEDGYQGEESLFNKAYYGKSTSFFRQESQKLLQSDKKRTAELANGALGMIELNDDYTLKKVMKPLIASNTVTDEIERANVFKMNGKWYLFTDSRGSKMTIDGITSNDIYMLGYVSNSLTGPYKPLNKTGLVLKMDLDPNDVTFTYSHFAVPQAKGNNVVITSYMTNRGFYADKQSTFAPSFLLNIKGKKTSVVKDSILEQGQLTVNK